In one Pyxidicoccus xibeiensis genomic region, the following are encoded:
- a CDS encoding DUF418 domain-containing protein, which translates to MTPAPSESSAPSAEPRPVDSGERLALLDTLRGFALCGVFISNVMVWFSGRVFLPREQVLAAMSNASLADTITWQAFSVLVAGKFITIFSFLFGLGFAVQMGRAEARGATITPLYVRRLGVMLVMGLAHLFLIWYGDILSTYAALGFGLLLFRGRSDRTLLISALLLAVGWGIVGVVILKFPQLMADTPEAGAAIAKAAGEKSAAIRAQTLAAYMSGSWLDATKATANFFFRDYLPLLVAITFSTFGRFLLGLLAGRRRIFHDVPQHLRLFRRLLGWGLVAGVIGSGSGLVVQQLMLKKVFTPETLPTWVPFVTAPLRHLGELGFAAVYVAGLTLLFQRATWQRVLGLLAPVGRMALTNYLSQSIISVLFFYGYGLGFITKLGPAMCVVYCLAVFAVQVVWSHLWLSRFRFGPAEWVWRSLTYGKAQPMRRADASGQRTTVPA; encoded by the coding sequence ATGACCCCAGCCCCTTCCGAGAGCTCTGCCCCCAGCGCCGAGCCCCGTCCCGTGGATTCCGGCGAGCGACTGGCGCTCCTCGACACGCTGCGCGGCTTCGCCCTGTGCGGCGTGTTCATCTCCAATGTGATGGTGTGGTTCAGCGGCAGGGTGTTCCTGCCGCGAGAGCAGGTCCTCGCGGCGATGAGCAACGCGTCGCTCGCCGACACCATCACCTGGCAGGCGTTCTCGGTACTGGTGGCCGGGAAGTTCATCACCATCTTCTCCTTCCTCTTCGGCCTGGGCTTCGCGGTGCAGATGGGCCGCGCCGAGGCGCGAGGAGCCACCATCACGCCGCTCTATGTCCGGCGGCTGGGGGTGATGCTGGTGATGGGGCTCGCCCACCTGTTCCTCATCTGGTACGGCGACATCCTCAGCACGTACGCGGCGCTGGGCTTCGGCCTGCTCCTGTTCCGGGGGCGCTCGGACCGGACGCTGCTCATCAGCGCCCTGCTGCTCGCCGTGGGGTGGGGCATCGTCGGCGTGGTCATCCTGAAGTTCCCACAGCTGATGGCGGACACGCCGGAGGCCGGCGCAGCCATCGCCAAGGCGGCCGGCGAGAAATCCGCGGCCATCAGGGCGCAGACGCTGGCGGCCTACATGAGTGGGAGCTGGCTGGACGCGACGAAGGCGACCGCCAACTTCTTCTTCCGCGACTACCTGCCCCTGCTCGTCGCCATCACGTTCTCGACGTTTGGCCGGTTCCTGCTGGGCCTGCTGGCGGGGCGGCGCCGCATCTTTCACGACGTGCCCCAGCACCTGCGGCTGTTCCGCCGGCTCCTCGGGTGGGGGCTCGTGGCCGGGGTGATTGGCAGCGGCAGCGGCCTGGTGGTGCAGCAACTCATGCTGAAGAAGGTCTTCACCCCGGAGACGCTGCCGACGTGGGTGCCCTTCGTCACGGCGCCGCTGCGGCACCTGGGTGAGCTGGGCTTCGCGGCCGTCTACGTGGCCGGCCTCACCTTGCTCTTCCAGCGAGCCACCTGGCAGCGGGTGCTGGGCCTGCTCGCGCCGGTGGGGCGCATGGCGCTGACGAACTACCTGTCACAGTCCATCATCAGCGTGCTGTTCTTCTACGGGTACGGCCTGGGCTTCATCACGAAGCTCGGCCCGGCGATGTGCGTCGTGTACTGCCTGGCCGTCTTCGCCGTCCAGGTGGTGTGGAGCCACCTGTGGCTGTCGAGGTTCCGCTTCGGCCCCGCGGAGTGGGTGTGGCGGTCGCTGACGTATGGAAAGGCCCAGCCGATGCGCCGTGCTGACGCCTCGGGCCAGCGCACGACGGTGCCGGCGTAG
- a CDS encoding RNA ligase family protein, translating into MRGSSSPASGPAMRFRPYAKMSSAGEARAQPSPGGTWVALEKLHGAQLVLAVQRGQVHFGKRKAWLTDEDPFFGWQLLRAQLGDAARRMARAVGTEDSTVYLYGELLGGHYPHPDVPAVPGMSPVQTGIWYAPDLHWVPFDMLVARSDEDAGVLVAHGDLEALAHEAGLLTPPVLRRGTRSDLEGVPTRAQTRFPSLLGLPPIAGNVAEGLVIKSELRTTPSQRAAFKRKIEEFDEARFDESAAWDPNQRLSLPALMAWTERLVNPARIASALSKWGRSDAGQVLDEVVLDVRVDLELAFPLACRSLDPADEERLSAHIRERAVPLVQAVAGER; encoded by the coding sequence ATGCGAGGGTCCTCTTCGCCCGCCTCCGGCCCCGCCATGCGCTTCCGTCCCTACGCCAAGATGTCCTCCGCTGGTGAGGCGAGAGCCCAGCCCAGCCCCGGCGGTACGTGGGTGGCCCTGGAGAAGCTCCACGGCGCCCAGCTCGTGCTGGCCGTCCAGCGAGGCCAGGTGCACTTCGGCAAGCGCAAGGCCTGGCTGACCGACGAGGACCCCTTCTTCGGCTGGCAGTTGCTGCGCGCACAACTGGGCGACGCTGCCCGGCGGATGGCCCGTGCCGTGGGGACGGAGGACTCCACTGTCTACCTCTACGGCGAGCTGCTCGGCGGCCACTACCCGCACCCGGACGTGCCCGCCGTGCCGGGGATGTCACCTGTGCAGACGGGCATCTGGTACGCGCCGGACCTGCACTGGGTGCCGTTCGACATGCTCGTGGCCCGCTCGGACGAGGACGCGGGCGTGCTGGTGGCCCACGGAGACCTGGAGGCCCTCGCGCACGAGGCGGGACTGCTGACCCCGCCTGTCCTACGCCGAGGCACGCGCTCCGACCTCGAAGGGGTGCCCACGCGCGCGCAGACCCGCTTCCCCTCCCTGCTCGGGCTGCCCCCCATCGCCGGCAACGTGGCCGAGGGCCTGGTCATCAAGTCCGAGCTGCGCACCACTCCCAGCCAGCGCGCCGCCTTCAAACGGAAGATCGAGGAGTTCGACGAGGCCCGGTTCGACGAGAGCGCGGCGTGGGACCCGAACCAGCGGCTGTCGCTCCCTGCGCTCATGGCCTGGACCGAGCGCCTGGTGAACCCGGCGCGCATCGCCAGCGCGCTGTCGAAGTGGGGACGGAGCGACGCCGGACAGGTGCTCGACGAGGTGGTGCTGGACGTGCGGGTGGACCTGGAGCTGGCCTTTCCCCTCGCGTGCCGCTCGCTCGACCCCGCGGACGAGGAGCGGCTGTCGGCCCACATCCGCGAGCGCGCCGTGCCGCTCGTCCAGGCGGTGGCCGGCGAGCGCTGA
- a CDS encoding TetR/AcrR family transcriptional regulator, with translation MKSETQRGSPKGDKRARTRARLLDAALELTREKGFEQTTMQEIAHRAGVSTGSIYGNFRNRDELFMALAERQWAPVVPELRPGASFAELMDAVAAATLAAMPHRQPAAVGALTFRAYALRHEDVRARFRDVMAAGYDAGAAWLLSMFDEQDLPMPPDVLVRVINSLVEGLTFQRILTPELISDEVVYEAFRALARPSGGSDP, from the coding sequence GTGAAGTCAGAGACGCAGCGAGGCAGTCCGAAGGGCGACAAGCGGGCACGGACGCGGGCACGCCTGCTCGATGCGGCCCTGGAGCTCACCCGCGAGAAGGGGTTCGAGCAGACGACGATGCAGGAGATCGCCCACCGCGCTGGCGTGAGCACGGGGTCGATCTACGGCAACTTCCGTAACCGCGACGAGCTGTTCATGGCGCTGGCGGAGCGTCAGTGGGCGCCTGTTGTTCCGGAGCTCCGGCCGGGCGCATCCTTCGCAGAGCTGATGGACGCTGTGGCTGCGGCCACCCTCGCGGCGATGCCGCATCGGCAGCCTGCGGCGGTCGGAGCCTTGACGTTCCGAGCCTACGCCCTTCGCCACGAGGACGTGCGGGCGAGGTTCCGCGACGTCATGGCCGCCGGCTATGACGCTGGCGCGGCCTGGCTCCTGTCGATGTTCGACGAGCAAGACCTGCCGATGCCGCCCGACGTTCTCGTCCGCGTCATCAACTCGCTCGTGGAAGGGCTCACCTTCCAGCGCATCCTCACACCGGAGTTGATTTCGGATGAGGTGGTCTACGAGGCGTTCAGGGCATTGGCCCGGCCGTCTGGCGGGAGCGATCCCTAG
- the hrpA gene encoding ATP-dependent RNA helicase HrpA, with amino-acid sequence MSGDSPIPAPGGVPTLHFPPELPISSRVEDITAAITAHQVVIVAGATGSGKTTQLPKVLLAMGRGRPRQIAVTQPRRIAATSVAARVAREVGTELGTDIGYQIRFEDRSSRQTAVKFMTDGVLLAQIHSDPLLKRYDTIVLDEAHERSLTIDFLLGWLKRLLPRRPDLKVVVSSATIETERFSQFFGGAPVIQVEGRTFPVDVLYEPPPEDDELADSVADAVANVLSLDPNGDVLVFLPGEREIREAESALNARELRGTVVQPLYSRLSAAEQSRVFATIPQRRVILATNVAETSITIPGIVYVVDTGVARLSRYDPRSGTTRLHIEPVSQASADQRKGRCGRVREGICVRLYDEVGFTTRPAFTDPEIKRTGLAGVILRMKSLGLGDVEDFPFLDPPQPRAIAEGWRVLEELGAIEGKERTLTPLGHQLARFPVDPRIARMILAGAEYGCLDEVLIVAAALNLQDPRERPRELAQKADELHRRFRDEHSDFTGLLKLWAFVREAEGRGTSHLRRVCRDNFLSFLRVREWRDVQRQLEETVRELRLPRKGQGAPARGDVLHQALLTGLLSRIGQWNPEQRHYTGAKQTRFMVHPSSALGKKPPAWVMAFELVETSQLFARTVAKLDPEWLAEAAPHLLKRSYSEPHWSEKSARAVVKENATLFGLQVFKERPVSLASLDPARARLMFLEHALVRGEYRTRGAFQEKNLQVLERVERLRDKARRSALLDSEALLTFFDERLPADVTDGASFEAWRRKAEAADPDVLVLSMEDALSHDPGLSPAHYPDAIPLHGASVPVTYTFDPSAEDDGITLSVPLLLLAQLVPGELDWTIPGWLREKLTALLEQLPRAQRKQLGPLPDLVDRLEKELVPFRGPMIPALARAVSRLCGVDVPEESLRADAVPPYLRITLRVLDERGKELARSRDADALLEQHGGRARAALRSAAPTSDWERKGLTAWTFGELPAVVTRRVGALEVRSYPALVDRGATVDLVLLETSAAADAATRTGVRRLLMLAARGHVAVSAARMPLPFPSLDGAPPARGQADAFRALVLARGVDEAFKLAPGAPLPRTKAAFEALVHEGSPRIESSARDWANAVVVTSAELAATLAALKAASKGPSGSAAVREIRSQLGHLFPANLIEWIPFARLLNYPRYLRAAQARLSRAVVNPSKDAGKAAPFTPLWESFLARRATVRDQEAAQELRWAFEELRVAIFAPEVTTPVSVTVAKVGAALAALR; translated from the coding sequence ATGTCCGGCGACTCACCCATCCCCGCCCCCGGCGGCGTGCCCACCCTGCACTTCCCCCCCGAGCTCCCCATCTCGAGCCGGGTGGAGGACATCACCGCGGCCATCACCGCCCATCAGGTGGTCATCGTCGCGGGGGCCACCGGCTCGGGAAAGACGACGCAGCTGCCGAAGGTCCTGCTCGCCATGGGGCGCGGCCGCCCGCGCCAGATTGCCGTCACCCAGCCCCGGCGTATCGCCGCGACGAGCGTGGCAGCGCGCGTAGCGCGCGAGGTCGGCACGGAGCTGGGCACGGACATCGGCTACCAGATTCGCTTCGAGGACCGCTCGTCCCGGCAGACGGCCGTGAAGTTCATGACCGACGGAGTCCTCCTCGCGCAGATTCACAGCGACCCGCTCCTGAAGCGCTACGACACCATCGTGCTCGACGAGGCCCACGAGCGCAGCCTCACCATCGACTTCCTGCTGGGGTGGCTCAAGCGCCTCCTCCCCAGGCGCCCCGACCTCAAGGTGGTGGTGAGCTCGGCCACCATCGAGACCGAGCGCTTCTCGCAGTTCTTCGGGGGGGCTCCGGTCATCCAGGTGGAGGGCCGTACCTTTCCGGTGGACGTGCTCTACGAGCCGCCCCCCGAGGACGACGAGCTCGCTGACTCCGTCGCCGATGCGGTGGCGAACGTGCTCTCGCTCGACCCGAACGGGGACGTCCTCGTGTTCCTCCCCGGGGAGCGGGAAATCCGCGAGGCCGAGAGTGCCCTGAACGCGCGCGAGCTCCGCGGCACGGTGGTTCAGCCCCTGTATTCGCGCCTGTCGGCCGCCGAGCAGTCGCGCGTCTTCGCCACCATCCCCCAGCGCCGGGTCATCCTCGCCACCAACGTCGCGGAGACGTCAATCACCATTCCGGGAATCGTCTACGTCGTGGACACGGGGGTGGCGCGCCTGTCGCGCTACGACCCACGCTCGGGCACCACGCGCCTGCACATCGAGCCGGTCTCCCAGGCCAGCGCCGACCAGCGCAAGGGGCGCTGCGGACGCGTGCGCGAGGGCATCTGCGTGCGCCTCTACGACGAGGTGGGCTTCACCACGCGGCCCGCCTTCACCGACCCGGAAATCAAGCGCACCGGGCTCGCGGGGGTCATCCTGCGGATGAAGTCCCTCGGCCTCGGTGACGTCGAGGACTTCCCCTTCCTCGACCCGCCCCAGCCGAGGGCCATCGCCGAGGGATGGCGGGTGCTCGAGGAGCTCGGGGCCATCGAGGGCAAGGAGCGCACCTTGACGCCGCTCGGGCACCAGCTCGCGCGCTTCCCGGTGGACCCGCGCATCGCGCGGATGATTCTCGCTGGCGCCGAGTACGGGTGCCTGGACGAGGTGCTCATCGTCGCCGCGGCGCTCAACCTGCAGGACCCGCGCGAGCGGCCACGGGAGCTCGCGCAGAAGGCGGACGAGCTGCACCGGCGCTTCCGGGACGAGCACTCGGACTTCACGGGGCTGCTCAAGCTGTGGGCGTTCGTGCGCGAGGCCGAGGGCCGGGGGACATCCCATCTGCGGCGCGTGTGCCGGGACAACTTCCTGTCCTTCCTGCGGGTGCGCGAGTGGCGGGACGTCCAGCGCCAGCTCGAGGAGACCGTCCGCGAGCTGCGCCTGCCGCGCAAGGGCCAGGGCGCCCCGGCGCGCGGGGACGTCCTGCACCAGGCGCTCCTCACCGGGCTCCTGTCCCGCATCGGCCAGTGGAATCCGGAGCAGCGCCACTATACGGGCGCGAAGCAGACGCGCTTCATGGTCCACCCCTCGTCGGCGCTCGGGAAGAAGCCCCCTGCCTGGGTGATGGCGTTCGAGCTCGTGGAGACGTCCCAGCTGTTCGCGCGCACCGTGGCGAAGCTCGACCCGGAGTGGCTCGCGGAGGCGGCTCCCCACCTGCTCAAGCGCAGCTACTCCGAACCGCACTGGTCGGAGAAGTCCGCGCGCGCCGTGGTGAAGGAGAACGCGACCCTCTTCGGGCTTCAGGTCTTCAAGGAGCGCCCCGTGTCCCTGGCCAGCCTGGACCCCGCCCGGGCACGGCTGATGTTCCTCGAGCATGCCCTGGTGCGCGGCGAGTACCGCACCCGGGGGGCGTTCCAGGAGAAGAACCTCCAGGTGCTCGAGCGCGTGGAGCGCCTGCGGGACAAGGCCCGGCGCAGCGCGCTGCTCGACAGCGAGGCGCTGCTGACGTTCTTCGACGAGCGCCTCCCGGCGGACGTGACGGACGGAGCGAGCTTCGAGGCCTGGCGCCGCAAGGCCGAGGCGGCCGACCCCGACGTGCTCGTCCTCTCGATGGAGGATGCCCTCTCGCACGACCCGGGCCTGTCCCCGGCGCACTACCCTGACGCCATCCCCCTGCACGGCGCGTCCGTGCCGGTGACGTACACCTTCGACCCCTCGGCCGAGGACGACGGCATCACCCTGAGCGTGCCGCTGCTGCTGCTCGCCCAGCTGGTCCCGGGTGAGCTCGACTGGACCATCCCCGGGTGGCTGCGGGAGAAGCTCACCGCCCTGCTCGAGCAGCTCCCCCGCGCCCAGCGCAAGCAGCTGGGGCCCTTGCCGGACCTGGTCGACCGTCTCGAGAAGGAGCTGGTGCCCTTCCGCGGGCCGATGATTCCAGCGCTCGCGCGTGCGGTGTCCCGGCTGTGCGGCGTGGACGTGCCCGAGGAGTCCCTCCGGGCGGATGCCGTGCCGCCGTACCTGCGCATCACACTCCGGGTGCTCGACGAGCGGGGAAAGGAGCTCGCGCGGAGCCGCGACGCCGACGCACTGCTCGAGCAGCACGGGGGACGTGCACGAGCGGCGCTGCGCAGCGCGGCACCGACTTCGGACTGGGAGCGCAAGGGGCTGACGGCCTGGACCTTCGGCGAGCTGCCCGCCGTGGTCACCCGGCGGGTCGGCGCGCTCGAGGTCCGCAGCTACCCCGCGCTCGTCGACCGGGGCGCTACCGTGGACCTGGTACTGCTCGAGACCTCCGCCGCCGCCGACGCGGCCACGCGCACGGGAGTCCGCCGGCTCCTGATGCTCGCCGCGCGCGGACATGTGGCCGTCAGCGCCGCGCGCATGCCGCTGCCCTTCCCGTCCCTGGACGGCGCGCCACCCGCGCGGGGCCAGGCCGACGCCTTCCGGGCGCTCGTCCTCGCACGCGGCGTCGACGAGGCGTTCAAGCTCGCACCGGGTGCGCCGCTGCCCCGCACGAAGGCGGCCTTCGAGGCGCTGGTCCATGAGGGCTCACCGCGCATCGAGAGCTCGGCCCGGGACTGGGCGAACGCCGTCGTGGTCACCTCCGCGGAGCTCGCTGCGACGCTCGCGGCACTCAAGGCGGCATCCAAGGGGCCGAGCGGCTCGGCGGCCGTGCGTGAAATCCGCTCGCAGCTCGGGCACCTGTTCCCCGCGAACCTCATCGAGTGGATTCCCTTCGCGCGCCTGCTGAACTACCCACGCTACCTCCGCGCGGCCCAGGCACGGCTGTCGCGTGCGGTGGTGAACCCCAGCAAGGACGCCGGGAAGGCCGCGCCCTTCACCCCCCTGTGGGAGTCCTTCCTCGCCAGGCGCGCCACCGTGCGTGACCAGGAGGCGGCGCAGGAGCTGAGGTGGGCCTTCGAGGAGCTCCGCGTGGCCATCTTTGCCCCAGAGGTGACGACACCCGTGTCGGTGACGGTGGCGAAGGTCGGCGCGGCCCTGGCGGCGCTGCGCTAG
- a CDS encoding di-heme oxidoredictase family protein — protein sequence MPVIDSALTQAGTAGVTLSYQITATHSPTAYDASNLPAGLNVNPMSGLISGAPAGAGTTRATISATNGSGTDSKTLVFTIAEAGAPPSITSPLTHSGTVGTSLSYFITASNAPSRYTATGLPPGLGVNPASGEISGTPTSAGTSSVAISATNAAGTGSKTLVFIIAEAAAPPSISSPLTQSGTVGMALSYSITASNAPSSYAATGLPPGLSVNPASGEISGTPTAAGTTRVVISATNAAGTDSKTLVFTINPLGTNLAIGKVYSASNAQNATNTPNKACDGNLGTRWESTPTDPGWLWVDLLQSYSISTVVLRWETAYGRDYKIQLSDDLTTWTDVVTVTGGSGGVATHAVSGSGRYVRMHGTARGTSGGYSLWELEVYGATVPSTPAVPAGLVATADSESQLTVSWSAVPGATGYDLQRDGVTVTGVTSPHVHSGLAAGSAHTYAVRATNAAGASAFSANVTATTHAAPTVPAVPTGLVATASSESQLSVSWNAVPGATGYDLQRDGVTVTGVTSPHAHSGLATSSTHTYAVRATNAAGASAFSEAVTATTLAAGSGPVPLFDATTVLEPAMVEDTPTALITRFGDRARDRHAREAEFHIYDHYLTFYWEQRTAKIEIVDKVAKGGTEIEFNINPEWPLEAPEFRAIFRGITTKAEYFWNLSATRLDPLHYRATISHNPKENRPLRIGDRIEIEVSQFLQAPTNGRANYYGTTVLYVIGSGGLVPWYGQGPVLPSGAQDSFPLPQSAWMGGRATLPYQYSNEPLHRFKQIAGHMSENSVQPFMLGRRLHHTDFGDGSHEEPGNPSFTAQAGKLGPAFVARSCVACHANNGRALPPDVGAPMLESVVRVGGDATGASHPNLGRYLQPQVTSGVAEGSAYLSGYTTTNGTYGDGTPYSLRKPSYTFTGVVPSFYSVRLAPQLVGLGLLEAVREDAVAALADPNDVNGDGISGRMQVVIDPQTGAQRLGRLGYKAGQARVTHQLASALVNDMGVTTSIFPNVDRGASQSAPGPSTELSDADLALLYRYIATLGVAARRDLTDPEALQGETLFTSAGCAQCHAPTMTTSPHHPLAELRGQTIHPYTDLLLHDLGPGLADNLSEWTASGAEWRTPPLWSIGLTAGVSGGEAYLHDGRARSLSEAILWHGGEAEGSKEAFRTMSSTDRAALLKFLQSL from the coding sequence GTGCCAGTGATCGACAGCGCGCTCACCCAGGCGGGTACCGCGGGCGTGACGTTGAGCTACCAGATCACCGCCACGCACTCGCCAACGGCCTACGACGCGAGCAACCTGCCGGCGGGGCTGAACGTGAACCCGATGAGCGGGCTGATCTCGGGCGCGCCGGCCGGGGCGGGCACCACCCGCGCGACGATCAGCGCCACCAACGGCAGCGGCACCGACTCGAAGACGCTGGTCTTCACCATCGCTGAAGCCGGGGCCCCGCCGTCCATCACCAGCCCGCTCACCCACAGCGGAACGGTGGGCACGTCGTTGAGCTACTTCATCACCGCCAGCAACGCCCCCAGTCGCTACACCGCGACGGGGCTGCCACCCGGCCTCGGCGTCAACCCTGCTTCGGGAGAGATCTCAGGCACGCCCACCTCCGCCGGCACAAGCAGTGTGGCCATCAGCGCCACCAACGCCGCCGGTACCGGTTCGAAGACGCTGGTCTTCATCATCGCCGAAGCCGCGGCCCCACCGTCGATCTCCAGCCCGCTCACCCAGAGCGGAACGGTGGGGATGGCGCTGAGCTATTCCATCACCGCCAGCAACGCTCCCAGCAGCTACGCCGCGACGGGGCTGCCGCCCGGCCTCAGCGTCAATCCTGCCTCGGGAGAGATCTCGGGCACGCCCACCGCCGCTGGCACCACCCGCGTGGTCATCAGCGCCACCAACGCCGCCGGCACCGACTCGAAGACGCTGGTCTTCACCATCAACCCGCTGGGAACCAACCTCGCTATCGGCAAGGTGTACTCGGCGTCCAACGCCCAGAACGCCACCAACACGCCCAACAAGGCGTGCGACGGAAACCTCGGCACTCGCTGGGAGAGCACCCCCACCGACCCCGGCTGGCTCTGGGTCGATCTGCTCCAGAGCTACTCGATCTCCACCGTCGTCTTGCGCTGGGAGACGGCCTACGGAAGGGACTACAAGATCCAGCTCTCGGACGACCTGACCACGTGGACCGACGTGGTCACGGTCACCGGCGGCAGCGGGGGAGTCGCCACGCACGCCGTCTCGGGCTCCGGCCGCTACGTACGCATGCATGGCACCGCACGCGGCACCTCGGGTGGCTACTCGTTGTGGGAGCTGGAAGTCTATGGCGCCACCGTGCCGAGCACCCCGGCCGTGCCCGCAGGCCTGGTCGCGACCGCCGACAGCGAGAGCCAGCTCACCGTCTCGTGGAGCGCGGTGCCGGGCGCGACCGGGTATGACCTGCAGCGTGACGGAGTGACTGTCACCGGCGTGACCTCGCCCCACGTACACTCCGGCCTGGCGGCCGGCTCTGCCCACACCTACGCGGTGCGGGCCACCAACGCCGCTGGCGCCAGCGCCTTCAGCGCGAACGTGACGGCGACGACGCACGCCGCGCCTACCGTGCCGGCGGTGCCCACAGGCCTGGTCGCGACCGCCAGCAGCGAGAGTCAGCTCAGCGTCTCGTGGAACGCGGTGCCGGGCGCGACCGGGTATGACCTGCAGCGTGACGGAGTGACTGTCACCGGCGTGACCTCGCCCCACGCGCACTCCGGCCTGGCGACCAGCTCGACCCACACCTACGCGGTGCGGGCCACCAACGCCGCTGGCGCCAGCGCCTTCAGCGAGGCTGTGACGGCGACGACCCTGGCAGCGGGCAGCGGGCCGGTGCCGTTGTTCGACGCCACCACCGTGCTCGAGCCGGCGATGGTCGAGGACACGCCGACCGCCTTGATCACCCGGTTCGGGGACCGGGCGCGCGACCGCCACGCCCGCGAAGCGGAGTTCCACATCTACGACCACTACCTCACGTTCTACTGGGAGCAGCGCACCGCGAAGATCGAGATCGTCGACAAGGTCGCGAAGGGCGGAACTGAAATCGAGTTCAACATCAACCCCGAATGGCCGCTCGAGGCGCCGGAGTTCCGGGCCATCTTCCGCGGCATCACCACCAAGGCCGAGTACTTCTGGAACCTGAGCGCGACCCGGCTCGACCCGCTGCACTACCGCGCCACCATCAGCCACAACCCCAAGGAGAACCGGCCGCTGCGGATCGGGGATCGCATCGAGATCGAAGTCAGCCAGTTCCTCCAGGCTCCGACCAATGGCCGCGCGAACTACTACGGCACCACGGTGCTGTACGTCATTGGCTCGGGCGGCCTCGTGCCCTGGTACGGCCAGGGGCCGGTGCTGCCTTCGGGCGCACAAGACTCGTTTCCCCTGCCGCAGTCGGCGTGGATGGGCGGCCGCGCCACGCTGCCGTACCAGTACTCCAACGAGCCCCTGCACCGGTTCAAGCAGATCGCCGGACACATGTCGGAGAACAGCGTGCAGCCGTTCATGCTCGGCCGCCGCCTGCACCACACCGACTTCGGCGACGGCTCGCACGAAGAGCCCGGCAACCCGAGCTTCACCGCGCAGGCCGGCAAGCTCGGCCCTGCCTTCGTCGCGCGAAGCTGCGTGGCCTGTCACGCGAACAACGGCCGGGCGCTCCCGCCCGACGTCGGTGCCCCGATGCTCGAGTCCGTCGTTCGGGTCGGCGGTGACGCGACCGGGGCCTCGCACCCGAACCTCGGCCGCTACCTGCAGCCGCAGGTCACCTCGGGCGTGGCCGAGGGCAGCGCCTACCTCAGCGGCTACACCACCACGAACGGCACCTACGGCGACGGCACGCCCTATTCATTGCGGAAGCCGAGCTACACGTTCACCGGCGTGGTGCCCTCGTTCTACTCGGTGCGGCTGGCGCCGCAGCTGGTCGGGCTCGGGTTGCTCGAGGCGGTGCGCGAAGACGCGGTGGCCGCGCTCGCCGATCCCAACGACGTGAACGGCGACGGCATCTCTGGGCGCATGCAGGTGGTGATCGACCCGCAGACCGGCGCTCAGCGCCTCGGCCGGCTCGGCTACAAGGCGGGGCAGGCGCGAGTGACCCATCAGCTCGCGAGCGCGCTGGTCAACGACATGGGAGTCACGACGTCGATCTTCCCGAACGTCGACCGTGGCGCGTCACAGTCGGCGCCGGGACCGAGCACCGAGCTGTCCGACGCCGACCTGGCGCTGCTGTACCGCTACATCGCGACGCTCGGTGTCGCCGCGCGCCGGGACCTCACCGACCCGGAGGCCTTGCAGGGCGAGACGCTGTTCACCTCGGCGGGCTGCGCGCAGTGCCACGCACCGACGATGACCACGAGCCCCCATCACCCGCTCGCCGAGCTGCGGGGGCAGACCATCCACCCGTACACCGACCTGCTGCTGCACGACCTGGGACCCGGCCTGGCCGACAACCTGTCCGAGTGGACCGCGTCGGGAGCCGAGTGGCGTACGCCGCCACTGTGGAGCATCGGGCTCACCGCCGGCGTGAGCGGAGGCGAGGCCTATCTGCACGATGGCCGCGCCCGCAGCTTGAGCGAGGCCATCCTCTGGCATGGCGGCGAGGCCGAGGGCTCGAAGGAGGCGTTCCGCACCATGTCCAGCACGGACCGTGCGGCGCTGCTCAAGTTCCTTCAGTCACTCTGA